Below is a genomic region from Tepidiforma bonchosmolovskayae.
CCTCCGGCTCGGGCATGGCGGCCAGCTCTTCGAAGCGGGAGAGGATGACATCGGGCTCCGCCGGGGCGGGCGCCTCCTCCGCGGGGAGCGGCTCGGCGGCCGGTTCGGCCTCGTCTTCGATCGGCAGGATGAGCGGCTCTGCGCCGGGTTCGGCCCCGGCCAGCATGGCGGCGAAGTCGGGGTCCTCGCGCGCCTCCGCCGCTTCGGGGGGTGCGATGCCGCCGAAGGTGCCCGTGAACGCCTGCTCGAGCTGTTCGAACTCGGCGACGGCGCGCTCCAGCTCGGCGGCCTCGGCGAAGAGCTGCCGCACGGCTTCATCGCTGAGCTCCTCCGGCGCTCCGGCGGCCGGCGCTGCGGCGGGGCCTGAGCCTGCGTCCGGCTCCTCGACGATTGCCGGTTCGGCGGGCGGCTCGGGCTCCACGACGTGCCCCGTCTCGTCGATGGCGACATCCACCGCGGGCTCCCAGTCGGGGGCGCGCATCCCTTCGGCCTCGGCGTCGGCGATCTCCTGTTCGAGCGCCTCGTCCTCGTCGATGGTGAGGACCGGTTCGACGGCGGGCGGCGTCCAGCCGGGCTCGGGGGCCGGCCAGCTCCGCCCCCGCCGCCGCACGGCCAGCACGGCGACAGCGGCCGCCCCGGCGAGGATGGCGACGACGATGAGCAGGCGGAGCAGGCGGCGCATCAGGCGCCTCCGCGGGCGGCTTCGCGTTCGAGCAGCTCCTCGGTCACCAGCCGCAGCGCCTCGTAGAGGTAGAGCACCTGGTCGCGCGGGTGGAGCTCCACCTTTTTGAGGGTCTCCTTGCGGGCCGTGACCGGGTCCCACGAGCCGGTCAGCTCGATGCTCTCGTGGTCGATGCCCATCTGGAGTTCGTACAGCTCGCCGTCTTCGGCGACGACAATGCAGCCGACATCGGGGTTGTTGGCGAGGGGGCCGATATCGACCTCGATCGCGTTCGTGAAGAGGGCGTTCGGGAAGGGAGGGAAGGGGCGGAGCTCGGCCGCCGCCTCGCGGAGGAGGTCGGCGAGCTGGAACGCGGCCCGCTCCAGGATGGCATCGGCCTGCGCTTTGCGGCGGAGTGCTTCACTGGCCATACGGCCGCAGTATACGTCTCCGGTGCGGCCGGGTCTGCGGGCCATTGCGGGCTGCATACCGCGGGCCCGCGGGACTGTCGTCCGCTGGTGCGGCCGGCGGGTGTAGACTGGGGCACCCGGGCAGGAAATGTTTACCCATCTGCACACCCACACCGAATACTCGCTGCTCGACGGCATGAGCAAGATCGGGCCGCTCATGGACCGGGTGAAGGCGCTCGGGCAGGTGGCCATCGCCATGACCGACCACGGCGCCCTCTACGGCGCCATCGACTTCTACCGGGAGGCCACGGCCCGCGGCATCAAACCGATTATCGGCGTCGAGGCCTACGTCGCGCCCGGCAGCCGCTTCAGCCGGGAGAAAAGCGAGAGCTCGCCCTACCACCTCGTCCTGCTGGCCCGGAACCTGGCCGGCTACAAGAACCTGATCGCGCTCGTCACGAAGGCGAACCTCGAGGGCTACTACTACAAGCCGCGCATCGACCGGGAGCTGATCGAGAAGCACTGCGAGGGGCTGACCGTCCTCTCCGGCTGTCCCTCCTCCGAGTTCCACCGTCGGGTGCAGGAGGGCGACCGGGAGGGGGCCATCGCCGTCGCGAAGTACTACCGCGAGGTGTTCGACGGCCATTACTACCTTGAAGTGCAGGACCACGGCGACGAGAAGTTCACCCGCCTCAACCCGGTCATCGCCGACATCGGCCGCGAGCTCGGCATCCCTGTGGTGGCCACGAACGACAGCCACTACACCTTCCCGGAGGACGCCGAGGCCCACGACATCCTCCTCTGCATCGGCACCAACGCCACAGTCGACCAGCGCGATCGGTACCGGTTCGACGGCCACGGCTACTACCTGAAGAGCGAGGAGGAGATGCTCCGGCTCTTCCCCGAGAACCCGGAGTTCATCACCAACACGATGCTCGTGGCCGACGAGTGCGACCTCGAGCTGAAGTTCGACCGGCAGCTCCTCCCCGAGCCGCCGGTGCCGCCCGGCCGCACGAGCGACGACTACCTCGCCGAGCTCTGCTTCCGCGGGCTGCGCGAGCGGTTCGAGGTCGTCACCCCGGAGCTCGAGGAGCGGCTCCGCTACGAGCTCGATGTCCTCCGCCAGACCGGCTTCACCGACTACATGTTCGTGGTGAAGGAGATCGCCGATTACGCCCGGAAGTCGGGCATCCGGATGGGCGTCCGCGGCTCGGCGGCGGCCTCCCTCGTGCTCTACGTGCTGAAGGTCACGGATATCGACCCGGTGGCGAACCGGCTCGTCTTCGAGCGGTTCCTCAACATCGAGCGGCGCGAGATGCCGGACGTGGACTTCGACTTCGCCGACGACCGGCGCGACGAGATGATCCGGTTCGCCTATGAGCGGTACGGGCGCGACCGGGTGGCCCAGATCATCACCTTCGGAACGCTCGGCGCGAAGGCCGCAATCCGCGACGTGGGCCGCGCGCTCGGCCTCTCCTACGCCGAGACCGACCGGGTGGCCCGGCTCGTGCCCGATGTGCTCCACATCACCCTGCCGGAGGCCCTCGAACAGTCGCCCGAGCTGCGCGAGGCCTACGAGGGCGACCCGAAGGTGCGCCGCCTTGTCGATACCGCGAAGCGGCTGGAGGGCGTGGCCCGGCACGCGAGCACCCACGCGGCCGGTGTGGTCATCTCCCGCGACCCGCTCATCGAGCACGTACCGCTCCAGCGCCCTACCCGCGGCGACGAGGACAGCATCCCGATGACCCAGTTCGCCATGGAGCAGGTGGCGAAGATCGGGCTGCTGAAGATGGACTTCCTCGGCCTCTCGAACCTCACCATCCTCCAGCGGGCCACCGACCTCATCCGCGAAACGACCGGCGAGGCGATCGACCTCGTCCGCCTCCGCGACGGCGACCCGAAGACGATGGAGATGCTCGGCAAGGGCGAAACGTTCGGGGTGTTCCAGCTGGAATCGGCCGGGATGCGGCGGTACATCCAGGAGCTGCAGCCCACAAACATCGCCGACCTCTGCGCGATGGTCGCCCTCTACCGGCCAGGCCCGATGCAGCACATCCCGCGCTACATCGACGGCAAGCACGGGCGCGTGCCGATCACCTACCCGCACCCCGACCTGGCCGACATCCTCGACGAGACGTACGGCGTCATCGTCTACCAGGACCAGGTGCTCCTCATCGCCCGGAAGTTCGCCGGCTACACCCTCGGCCAGGCCGACATCATGCGGAAGGCGATGGGCAAGAAGAAGGCCGAGATCATGGCCGAGGAGCGCGGCCGGTTCATCGCCGGGGCCGTCGCCAAGGGGTACCGCGAGGAGGATGCCCGGGCCGTCTTCGACCTGATCGAGCCGTTCGCCGGCTACGCCTTCAACAAGGCGCACAGCTGGTGCTACGGCCACATCGCCTACCAGACGGCCTACCTGAAGGCGAACTACCCGGTCCAGTACATGACGGCGCTCCTCCAGCTGGCGAAGAACGCGCCCGATACCCACGCCCGCATCGCCGCGGCCGTGGCCGAGTGCTCGAAGCTCGGCATCGAGGTGCTCCCGCCCGATGTGAACGCCAGCCAGGACAACTTCTCGGTGGAGCGCCGCCCGGATGGTTCGATGGCGATCCGGTTCGGGCTCGGCGTCATCAAGAACGTCGGCTCGGCGGCCGTGGAGGGCATCATCGCGGCCAGGGAGCAGGGCGGCCCCTACCGCGACATCGAGGACTTCTGCCGCCGGGCCGACCTTTCCTCGGCGAACTCCCGCGTCCTCGAACACCTCGCGAAGGCCGGCGCCTTCGACATGCTCGGCGGGCCGCCGGGCCCCTACAACCGCGCGACGCTGGCCGCCCACGCCGAGCGGCTCATCGGCCTCGCGAAGCGCGAGCGCGAACTGCGCGAATCCGGCCAGGCGACGATGTTCGACCTCTTCGGCAGCCAGGTCGAGACGCCGCTCCCGGCGCTCGACCTCGAGCCGGTGCCCCAGAAGCGGGAGGACCTCCTGGCCTGGGAGAAGGAGCTGCTCGGGGTCTACGTCTCCGACCACCCGTTCAAGTCGGTCGCCCCGGAGGTGGCCCGCTACACCACCCACAGCCTGGCCGACCTCGGACCGGAGCTGGCCGGGCAGACGGTGACCATCGCCGGGATGCTGACGCGCGTGCAGGCCCGCTTCACCCGGGACGGCCGGAAGTTCTACCTCGCCGAGCTGGAGGACCTCTCGGGCACGGCCGAGCTGACGGTCTGGAGCGACACCATCGAGCTGACCGGCGAGGAGGCCTGGGCCGAGGGGCGCGTCCTCGTCTGTTCGGTCGAGGTGCGCGACCGGGGCGACCGCGGTGTGAGCTACTCAGTCCGCAAGGCCGCCCCGTTCGACCCCGAGTCGGGGACGGCGGCCGGGTTCGCGGCGAACCAGTGGCAGGTGGAGGCCGCGCCCCGGCGCGCCGCTCCTGCCCCCGCGGCCGAGCAGACCGCCACGCGCGGGAACGGGCAGGGGCCGGCGCGCCCCCAGGCGAACGGCAGCGGGGGGAACGGGAACGGCGGCTACCGTGCCGCCGGCCCCACAGCCGAAGCGAGCCGCCCGGGGGTGACGCCCCCGGTCGAAGGCGAAGCCGTCCGCCTCGCGATCACGCTCATCGAGACCGACGACGTGCTCACCGACGAGGCGCTGCTCAAGGCGGTGGTGGAGCTGCTCAAGCGGCACCCGGGCAGGGATGAGGTGCGCGTCGTAATCCGCGACACGGCGGGGGAGGAGACGGAGTTCGACTTCCCGCGGGCGAACGCCACCGAAGAGCTGGCCCGGAGCCTGCGCAACCTGGTGGGGAACCGGGGCACGGTCCGCCTCACTGGCGGCGCGAAGGTGGCCGGGGCGGCGTAAGGGGGCGGGGCTCAGGCCTTCAGCAGGCCGGCCTTACGGGCGTCGTCGAGGAACCGTTCGATCCCGGCGTCCGTGAGCGGGTGCTTCAGCATCTGCGGGAGGAGCGACGGCGGGATGGTTGCGATGTGGGCGCCGGCCAGCGCTGCCTGCGTCACGTGCAGCGGGTGGCGGAGGCTCGCCGCCAGCACCCGCGCCTTCAGCCCGTGCGTCTCGACGATCTCGACGCACTGGCGCACCAGCTCCATCCCGTCGTGGCCGACATCGTCGAGCCGGCCCACGAACGGCGAGAGGTAGGCCGCCCCGGCGAGCGCCGCGAGGAGCGCCTGGTTCGCCGAGAAGATGAGCGTCACGTTGACCCGGATGCCTTCCCTGCTGCAGCGGTGAATCGCCTCGAGCCCTTCGGCGTCGATCGGGATCTTCACCACCACGTTCGGGTGCCAGCTGGCGAGCTCGCGCGCCTCGGCGACCAGCTCGTCCGCCGTGCGCGAAATGCACTCCGCCGAGATGGGACCATCGATGACCGCCGCAATCTCCTGGATGCGCTGGCGGTAGCTGACGCCGCCCTCCTTCGCGAGCAGGCTGGGGTTGGTGGTCACGCCGCTGATGACGCCGTAGCGGGCGGCGGCGCGGACCTCGTCGATGGAGGCGGTATCGAGGAAGAGCTGCATGGCGGGCATCCCCGGGGCTGGCGTTGCGTGCTCCCTGCATGGTACGGGAGCGGCGGATTACGGGGATGACGCCCCCGGGGCCGGGAGACGACGGCGGCCCCCCGCCGGAGAAGAGGGGGCCGCCGTCGGGAGTCCAGGTGTCCGCCTGAGGGGAACGCAGCAAGAGGAGGGCGTCGACCTGGTGCCTGCGGGCGGCGCAGGGGCCCTGGAACCCTGAGCCGCGCCACACGCAACATATTAGGCGCAACTAACACTGCATGCAAGAAGCTGCTGAATCATATGCCCGGTGTGTGCGAAATCGGCCGCGGGGGAGGGGTGGCGGCGCCGCACCCGCCCTTCCCGAATCTTTCGCCGTTTCTTCCGCGAACCCGTGGGCGCCCGTACACTCGGACGAGCAACGCCCCCGGGAAGGTTCGGTATGCCCCGCCTCCGTACGCTGGCCGTCTGCGCCATCGCGTCCCTCCTGCCCCTTGCCGCGGCCTGCGGCGACGGTGCCGCCGATACCCCGGCAGCGGCCGGCAAGACGCCCACCGTCGAGACCACGAACCCGGGCGTCAGCCCCCGGCTCGACCCGCCGGCGAGCAAGTATGTCGTCCGCGTCGAAGACCTCGGCACCAACTGGATTACCGATATCCCCAGCACCCTCACCGTCGATGCCGCCGCCTACGCCCAGACGGCCGTCTTCAAATCGGCCGGCGACGGCGAAAAGCTGCTGAAGGACTGGGGTTACCAGGGCGGCTACCAGACCGGGTATTCGCCCGAAGGGCGCGACACCGCCGTCCTCAACGGCGCCTACTACATCCGCACCGAGTGCCACCTCTTCGCCCAGGAAGCGGGGGCGAAGCAGGCGTACGACTACTTCGTGAAGTTCGCCGCCGGGCAGCCGGGCATGCAGCCGGTGAGCATGGCCCGCGTCGGCAACCAGAGCGCCGCGTACGTGATGACCCTCGGCACGATCGGGAAGTCGAGCATCGCCGCGGTCTACCACCAGGTCATCTTCCAGCGGGGCAACCTCGTCTGCGTGGTCCTCACCAAGGGCGCCGAGCCGTTCATGAAGGTGGACGCGGCCCGCGAGATCGCCCTCATCAGCGATAAGAAGGCGCTCGGCCAGCTCGATGCGCCGGTGCCGACGCCGACCAGCAACTACACGCCGGCGGCCGGGAACTGATGGCACGACGGAAGCGTCCCTCGCAGCCGGTCCTGGTGCTCCTTGCCGGGCTCGTGGTGATTGCGGCGGCCGCCGTCGGCACGCTCCTCCTCACCAGCGGCGGCGATGGGAACTCCGGCGGCAGTGCGAACGTTGGTACGAACGTGAAGGAGCCGACGCCAGCCAGCAGCGGCGGCCTCGCCGGCGGCCCCGAGCCGACGGTCCAGCTGCCGGCCAGCAAGTACGCCCCGCTCCTCTCGGAGATGCCGCCCGAGATGAAGGTGAACGTCTCGGAGACGTTCGCGATGAACCTCGGCACCTTCTCCGCGTCCTACTGGTTCGACACGAACGCCCAGGGCGAGGAGCTTGCGAAGCAGTGGCGCATCCTCGACGGCTACCAGGTCCAGTACGACCCTGTCGGCCTGGCAGCCCAGGTCGCCAAAGGGGGCTACTACGCGTGGGCCGAGGTGTACCTCTTCGAAAACCCGGCCGGGGCGAAGCTCGCCTACGACTACCTCGAAGGGCGGCTTGCGGCCCGCAAGGGGAGCGAGCGCGCCCAGGCGAAGCCGCTCGGCAACCAGTCCGCCGCCTTCCGCTACGCCGGCCCGACCATCGGGACGACCGACATCCCGTCGGTCTATCATCGCTTCGTTTTCCGACGGGGCAACGCCGTGGTCGCCATCCAGACCTTCGGCGCGGTCCCGTACATGTCGACCGACCAGGCCCGCGAACTCGCGCTCCTGGTCGATGCCAAGCTCCTCGGCCAGGCGCCGGCCGTGGAGCCGACGCCGATCCCAACCCCGGCTATCGGAGTGATCGGCAACTGACGGCCTGAGGGCGGAAGGAGGCCCCGTGCGACGACGCTGGTTTGCCATTCTCCTGGCAGTAGCGGGGATCAGCGGCGCAGCGGGAGCGGCGGGCAGCAGCCCGGCGCCTGCGGGGGCCGACCCGGCGCAGCCCCCGGCGGCCTACATCGCGGTGCAGTTCGATACAGCCCTCCGCGCCCAGGCCCGCCAGGAGTGGATGCCGCCGCCCACCCTCGCGGAGCAGGGCTTCGCCTCCATCCCCGTGCCGCCCGGCCGCGACCCCGCGGAGTTCGCCGCCGAGATCTCCCGCGCACCCAACGTTGTGAGCGCCGTGCCCGATGCCCCGGTGCGGGCGGCGGAAATCCCGAACGACCCGTACTACCTCGGCTCCGGCAGCGGGCCGAACCAGGCGCAGTACCTCGCCGCCATCGGGGCGCCTGCCGCGTGGGACCTCCACACCGGCTCGCGCGAGGTCATCGTGGCCGTGATTGATTCCGGGCTCGACGTGCGCCACCCCGAGTTCGCGGGCCAGCTCTGGGAGAACCCGGTCGACAACGGGAGCGACGGCATCGACCGCGACGGCAACGGCTGCATCAACGACCGGTACGGCTGCCGCTTCATCAACCTGACGCAGGTGAACGCCGCGATGTGCGGCTACACCAGCTCGACGCCGACGGGCGCCATCCTCGACGACATGCCGAGCAGCCACGGCACGCTGGTGGCCGGCATCATCGGCGCAGCGGGCGATAACGGCATCGGCGTGACCGGCGTCGCCTGGAAGGTGCGGCTGCTGACGGTCAAGGCGCTCGACTGCCGCGGCGAAGGGTTCATGACGCGCATCGCCGAGGCGATCGTCTATGCCGTGCGGCAGGGGGCGCGCGTCATCAACATCAGCATCGCCTCCGACCCGCCCCACACCCAGGCCGATATCCCCGCCCTGCGGGCAGCCCTCCAGCTCGCCCAGGACAGCGGGGTCATCGTGGTGGCGGCGGCCGGCAACCATGCGGCAGGGCAGCCGGCCGGGGTGGCGTATCCCGCGGCCTACACCCAGTATCCGAACCTGATCGCGGTCGGCGCGGCGAACAACCTGGACGGCATGACCTGGGCGAGCTACAGCAACTACGGCCCGGCGATCGACTTCGCCGCCCCCGGCAACCGGCTGCTCTCGACCACCCGCACCGATGTCGGGCTCTCGAACCCGTACGCCGAGATCGGCGAGCCGAACGGCGGCTTCCAGGGCGGCACCAGCTTCGCGACGCCGCTGGTGAGCGGCATGTTCGCCCTCCTCATCTCCCGCAACACCAGGCTGAGCGCCGATGACTACATCGCCGCGGCCCGGGCTGCGGCCACGCCGGCGCCGCCCGCGCCCCACGGCCAGAACTGGGCCGGCAGCGGCATCATCAATATCGGCGGGGCCGTCGCCCGCATCCCGCTCTCGTTGACGGGCGTGCCCCAGCACGACTGGCGCGACGTCCCCGGCGGGACGGTTATCGAGGCGCGGGTGGGCACAGCGGTCTGCGGTTCGACCACGGCGATCGCGGCGGGGCCGGTTTCGACCTTCACCGTCAAGGTGAAGAGCGCCGCCGAGCAGCCGGGCTGCGGCGCCCCGGGCGCGACGGTCGAACTGGTCATCGGCGGGCTGGCCGCGAAGCCGACCGTCACCTGGGGCGGGCGGAACACCGACCTCGGCGTGGCCGGCCTGTTCGTGAGCAGCGTCTCGCCGCCGCCGGGGTCGGTGGTGGTGCAGACCATCGGCAGCGGCTGGTCGAACCTCGCGCACCTCGAGGCGACGGGCCCCCTGCCGGGCGCGGCCTCGACCCTGCCGCTGCCGTGGAACGCCATCTACCGGTGGGACCCGCTGAAGTGGGCGTTCAGCGAGGCCGAGGGAGTGCTCGGCGCCTACCGGCGGTTCATCCGCGGAGCGCCGGGGGCCGTGAGCGATTACCCGGTCATCCAGCAGTACGACGCCTACTGGGTTGATGCCCCGGCGGCGAACGTTGCCTCGCTCAACCCGAACCCCGCGCCCGGGCGGACCATCCAGCTGGCGGCGGGCTGGAACAACATCACCTACACCGGGCAGTCCCGGGCCGTGGCTGACGCCCTCTCGAGTATCGCCGGGAAGTACACGCAGGTTTTGCAGTACGACAACGCCAGCGGCCGCTGGCTGAGCTACCTCCCGGGCCAGCCGCGCTACCTGAACGATTTCGGCGGCCTCTTCACCCTCCGGGTCTACTGGGTCTACATGAAGGAGCCCGGCACGCTCGTGATGCAGTAGCCGGGGCTGCCCCGCCCCGGTGCAGCCCCTCCCCGGGGGAGGAGGGAGCCCCGCCCCGGTGCAACCCCGCCCCGGGGGAGGAGGGAGGCCCCGCCCCGGTGCAGCCCCGTCCCGAGGGAGGAGGGAGCCCCGCCCCGGTGCAACCCCGCCCCGAGGGAGGAGGGAGCCCCGCCCCGCGGTCTGCCCCGCCCCGAGGGAGGAGGGAGCCCCGCCCCCGCCCCCTCCTCCCCACTCCCTCCCCGCAGTGCCGCCCGGGCCTTGGAGATCGCGGCGACCCCTGCCCACGCTCCGGGGAGCACGCTTTCCCCGGAGGTCAAGGCCCGGTGCCGTACCAGCTTCCCCTGCCCGATGTCCCGCTGCCGCTGCAGCTCCGCCAGCTCGACCACGACCGGATGGCCCGGTACCGCGAGAACCTGGCCTTCTACCAGGGCCGCCACTGGACCGGCCGGGGACGCCGCGGCGAGCGACGCCTCACCTTCAACTACGCCCGCGCCATCGTCGATAAGGTCACCGGCTACCTCCTGGCCGGCGCCGCTGTCCAGGTCGTCGGCGACGATTCCCCGGCCGGCATCGAGCGGGCCCGCGCGGCCGAGCAGGCCCTCCGGAGGGTGGAAGCGGCCAACGGGCTGAGCCAGCTCGACTTCGAGACCGAGCTCGATTGCGCCATCCTCGGCGACGGCGCCTACCGGGTCGCCTGGGACGCCGCGGCCGGCGAGGTGCGGGTCACCGCGCCCGATGTCCAGGGCCTCTTCGCCTGGCGCGACCCCGGCGACCCTGCCCGGCTCACGGGCGTCGCCCACCGCTACCGCGCCGGCGATGAGGAGCTGGTCGAATGGTGGTCGGCAGAAACGTTCGAACTCTGGCGGGGGTCGGAGCTGGCCGAGCGGCTGCCGAACCCGTACGGCTTCATCCCCTACGTCATCTTCCCGAACCTGCGGGAGCCGAAGGAGCCCTGGGGCGCCAGCGACCTCCCGCCCGTGATGGAGGCGAACCGGGAGCTGAACCGCGCCTTCAGCCAGCTCAGCCAGGTGCTCGAACTCTCGGGCAACCCGATCGCCGTGCTCGAAGGCGTCACCGGCTCGGAGGACATCACCGTCGAGCCGGGCGCCATCTGGGAGGTGCCCGAGGATGCGCGGGCCTACCTGCTCGACCTTCTCCAGGGCGGAGGGGTCGCCCTCCACACGGCCTACATCGACCTGCTCTACCGGGTCATCCACGACCTCGGCGAGTCGCCGCGCACGGCCTTCGGGCACAATCCGCAGGGGTTAAGCGGCGTGGCGCTGAACATGGAGCTCGACCCAATTGCACGGAAGGTGGAGCGGAAGCGGCGGATCCGCACGGCGGTCTACGAACGGCGGGCGTGGATGGTGCTGCAGCTGCTGGCGCGGTTCGCCGGGCTGGAGGTGGAGGGGCTGCGGCCGGTGATGCAGTGGGGGCCGGTGCTGCCGGCCGACCGTTCGCGGCAGGTGCAGGATGCCCGGGCGCTCGTGGAGGCCGGGATCATCTCCCGGCGGACGGCCGCGGCGAGCCTCGGCATCGACGACCCCGAGCTCGAGCGTGCCCTCGTCCGCGAGGAGGCCGGCTGAGGGCTACTATGCTCCCCCGGTGAGGCGGCGGAGGTACTCCGCGCGAATATCCGCAAGGGTCCTGTCACCGCACATCCAGTAGCCCCAGCCGTTGGCCGCTGTGTCGCGCACGGCCCGGGCCGCGATTGAGGGATTCGTATACGCCTGCCCGTTCACCTGGATCCCGTCCGGGCGGACGAAACCTTCGCCAAAGCTGGAACCGATCTGGATCGTGAGGCGGTCACCGACCCTGAGGAGCCCGGCGCCGACCAGGTCGGCGATGGTGACCCGTGAGCCGTCGGGCTTGAGCGGGAAGTTAACCTTCCGCTTCGCAGCCTGGGCGCCGCCAGGTTCCGCGGCCGCCGGCGGTGCGGGCGCCGCAGCGGAACCGGAGCCCTCCGGCGCGGGAGACCCGGCTGCCTTCGCCTCGGCGCCAGGTCCATTGGCCGCGGCAGGGCTCCGGCGGGTTCGCCCCATCAGCTTGTCGATGATTTCGACCACAGCCTGGCCGGAGATCCGCTCGCCGAACCGGGACCGGACTGCCCGGCGGAGCGCCTGGACGGCCTGGGAGTCAGGATTGGACAGTTCATCGGCCACGACGCGCTCCGCGAGCAGCCGGCTCAGCGGATTTGCGCTGGCCAGCGACTCGCGACTGAATAGCCGGAGCACCTCCCACGCCTCCAGTACCTCGTCCTCGGAGCCGTCGAGCCGCACCGTCGCAACGCGCTTCTCCGGCAGGGCGCCCGCGGCGTGGGCGTTGTAGATGGCCCACGTCACGCCGTTCGTCACAAGGCACCAGCGGACGCCGAGGATCGAGGCGTACTGGACGCACTGTGCAGCGGCTGCGTCTGTGACCGGAAGGCGCACCGCCTTCGCCTCGAGGATCGCCTGGGCCTTGCCCCCGGCGTACAGCTCGTAGTCGATGAACTCACGCGTGGCCGGGACGGGGACTTCTCGGCGGAGGTCGCCCACCGTCGTGTAGCCGAGAAGGCGGAGCACCGGGTCGATCAGGTAGACCCGGGTGTCCGCCTCGCTCAGGTTTTGCGACGCGTAGGTGGGAAGCGACTGGACGTGATTAAGGAATTCGGCGGGCGGCTCGGTCATGCCGGGAGCATAATCCGCTCGACACCGTTGCTCAATTGCCGCGCACAGTTCGCGGCGCTGAGCGGCGCACGATTCGCCCGCGGTAAGCCGGCGGGGGCGGCGCGCTGCAGGCGCGGGTGAACGGCGCCCGCCCGCAGTGACACGGCGGTGGACGGCGGGTGAACGGAGCGGAAGAACTCCGTAGGAATTGCGGCCTGAAGTGGATATCCATCTTCCCATGCGGTGGCCGCAGGGTGACGATGCGATGACCGGCGGGGAACACCCGCGGAAAGGACGGAAGACCCATGACCCCACATCTCGTCACCCTCCTCGTCGACAGCGACGAGCTCGCACGCGAGATGCTGCGCCGCCGCCTCGAACAGGCGGGACTCGAGGTGACCCTCGAGCGGCCCGGCGGCCTCGCTGCCCAGCAGACCATCGCCGAATCGCACCCGGACGTCATCATCGTCGCGGTTGAACCGCCGATGCAGCGGGCGCTGCAGGTCATCGACTTCGCCCGAGCCCTCCTGCCCGGGGCGATGCTTGTCGCGTACGCCCGCGAATGGTCGCCCCACCTCGAGCGGCGGCTGATGCAGGCCGGCGTCAACGACTTCCTCCACGGGCAGGTCTCGCGCGAGCGGCTGATCGAGGTCGCTGCCCGGGCCCGGGCGATGGCGATCCGCCGGGCGAAGCTGGCGACGGAGGAGTTCGCGCCGCTGGGGCGCATCGTCACGGTCGTCGGCCAGAAGGGCGGCATCGGCAAGACCACGACGAGCACGAACCTCGCCGCCGCCATCGCCGCGAGCGGCCAGCGCTCGGTGCTGCTGATCGACCTCGATACCCGCTTCGGCGACGTGGCGGTCATGCTCGACGTGAAGCC
It encodes:
- a CDS encoding portal protein yields the protein MPYQLPLPDVPLPLQLRQLDHDRMARYRENLAFYQGRHWTGRGRRGERRLTFNYARAIVDKVTGYLLAGAAVQVVGDDSPAGIERARAAEQALRRVEAANGLSQLDFETELDCAILGDGAYRVAWDAAAGEVRVTAPDVQGLFAWRDPGDPARLTGVAHRYRAGDEELVEWWSAETFELWRGSELAERLPNPYGFIPYVIFPNLREPKEPWGASDLPPVMEANRELNRAFSQLSQVLELSGNPIAVLEGVTGSEDITVEPGAIWEVPEDARAYLLDLLQGGGVALHTAYIDLLYRVIHDLGESPRTAFGHNPQGLSGVALNMELDPIARKVERKRRIRTAVYERRAWMVLQLLARFAGLEVEGLRPVMQWGPVLPADRSRQVQDARALVEAGIISRRTAAASLGIDDPELERALVREEAG
- a CDS encoding restriction system modified-DNA reader domain-containing protein, whose translation is MTEPPAEFLNHVQSLPTYASQNLSEADTRVYLIDPVLRLLGYTTVGDLRREVPVPATREFIDYELYAGGKAQAILEAKAVRLPVTDAAAAQCVQYASILGVRWCLVTNGVTWAIYNAHAAGALPEKRVATVRLDGSEDEVLEAWEVLRLFSRESLASANPLSRLLAERVVADELSNPDSQAVQALRRAVRSRFGERISGQAVVEIIDKLMGRTRRSPAAANGPGAEAKAAGSPAPEGSGSAAAPAPPAAAEPGGAQAAKRKVNFPLKPDGSRVTIADLVGAGLLRVGDRLTIQIGSSFGEGFVRPDGIQVNGQAYTNPSIAARAVRDTAANGWGYWMCGDRTLADIRAEYLRRLTGGA